A stretch of the Dioscorea cayenensis subsp. rotundata cultivar TDr96_F1 chromosome 4, TDr96_F1_v2_PseudoChromosome.rev07_lg8_w22 25.fasta, whole genome shotgun sequence genome encodes the following:
- the LOC120258211 gene encoding E3 ubiquitin-protein ligase CHIP-like, producing MATVPKSVRKQAEVLRKAGNAAFKKERFGAAIDAYTEAIVLCPDVSVYWTNRALCRMKRNDWTGVEEDCTRALELDSSSVKAHYMLGRALLIKQDTVRGIKELEKALDLGRGADPSGYMIDEIWPVLADAKYKEWEELSDRRAWKLQCLKELCNEALIEHDFLETSRTLDESGNAAARDRLSEQLELLGRVFSKAAEADKLTEIPDYLCCKITLDIFRDPVITPSGVTYERAVILEHLRKVGNFDPLTREPLERHQLAPNLAIKQAVQSFLSEHGWAYKTN from the exons ATGGCAACGGTGCCGAAGAGCGTCAGAAAGCAGGCTGAGGTGCTACGCAAGGCCGGCAACGCTGCCTTCAAAAAGGAGCGATTTGGTGCGGCTATTGATGCCTATACTGAG GCGATTGTGCTTTGTCCAGATGTATCAGTTTATTGGACAAATCGGGCTCTGTGTCGCATGAAGAGGAA TGATTGGACTGGAGTTGAAGAAGACTGCACACGAGCTTTGGAACTTGATAGTAGCTCTGTTAAG GCTCACTATATGCTGGGGCGTGCACTGTTGATTAAGCAAGACACAGTCAGAGGGATCAAGGAATTGGAGAAG GCTTTGGATCTTGGGAGGGGTGCAGATCCTTCGGGATATATGATTGACGAGATTTGGCCGGTTCTTGCTGATGCCAAGTACAAGGAGTGGGAAGAGTTGTCTGATCGACGAGCATGGAAGCTACAGTGTTTGAA GGAATTGTGTAATGAAGCGCTGATAGAGCATGATTTTCTTGAAACCTCTCGTACTTTGGATGAATCTGGAAATGCTGCTGCTCGTGACCGCCTCTCTGAACAATTAGAATTATTAGGCAGAGTTTTTAGTAAAGCAGCTGAAGCAGATAAGCTGACTGAA ATACCCGACTACCTTTGTTGCAAAATTACACTTGATATCTTCCGGGATCCTGTGATCACTCCAAGTGGTGTCACTTATGAGAGGGCTGTTATTCTAGAGCATCTTCGGAAG GTGGGGAACTTCGATCCTCTCACACGGGAACCACTTGAACGACACCAGTTAGCTCCTAATCTTGCCATCAAGCAAGCCGTCCAATCATTCCTCAGCGAACATGGCTGGGCTTACAAGACTAACTAA
- the LOC120258210 gene encoding LOW QUALITY PROTEIN: uncharacterized protein LOC120258210 (The sequence of the model RefSeq protein was modified relative to this genomic sequence to represent the inferred CDS: deleted 1 base in 1 codon) — MGGMDDYHRKPSQQQSSSIRNKLKIILLVLSTNILTIYLVAGPSANFKLSKYGPKFQFFDSETLLHELNSTQAKLSSSQTEMVELRRRLMTSNSLLETLLTEFGKAQKEKALPEESDGWRHKLSGELKLAVGPHKLPLGFTPNLGADEIYPALGTACRRYQEELMQYMSYQIGGECPADDVFAQHLMLKGCEPLPRRRCHLKPPAGYVEPSPFPESLWSIPPDSSITWDAYTCKNYQCLVERNKDKGSYDCKDCFDLNGREKTRWTFDNGELDYGIEQVLKMKPKGTIRIGLDIGGGSGTFAARMREHEVTIVTTTMNFDGPFNNFIASRGLVPLHISVANRLPFFENTLDIVHSMHVLSNWIPDVMLEFALFDIYRVLRPGGLFWLDHFFCIGNQLNSTYVPTFDRIGFKKLRWNAGRKLDRGIEKNEWYISALLEKPMT, encoded by the exons ATGGGTGGGATGGATGATTACCATAGAAAACCTTCACAACAACAAAGCTCTTCGATCCGGAACAAGCTCAAGATCATCTTATTAGTCCTCTCGACCAATATCCTCACCATCTACCTCGTGGCCGGACCTTCGGCGAACTTCAAACTGTCGAAATACGGCCCGAAGTTTCAATTCTTTGACTCTGAAACACTCCTCCATGAGCTCAACTCCACACAAGCCAAACTCTCTTCAAGCCAGACCGAAATGGTGGAGCTCCGGCGTCGTCTCATGACCTCTAACTCACTCTTAGAAACACTCCTGACTGAGTTTGGAAAAGCTCAGAAGGAGAAGGCATTGCCGGAGGAGTCAGATGGTTGGCGACACAAGCTTTCCGGTGAGCTTAAGCTTGCTGTAGGTCCTCACAAACTCCCTTTAGGCTTCACACCGAATCTTGGCGCTGATGAGATTTATCCTGCTCTTGGCACTGCTTGCCGGAGATACCAAGAAGAGCTGATGCAGTACATGAGCTATCAAATTGGCGGAGAATGCCCCGCTGATGATGTTTTCGCGCAGCATTTGATGCTCAAGGGTTGTGAGCCACTTCCTCGCCGGAGATGCCACCTGAAGCCCCCTGCTGGTTATGTTGAACCATCTCCATTTCCGGAGAGTCTCTGGAGCATACCTCCAGACTCTAGCATCACCTGGGATGCATATACCTGCAAGAACTATCAATGTCTTGTTGAGAGAAACAAGGACAAGGGATCTTATGACTGCAAGGACTGCTTTGATCTTAATGGAAGGGAGAAGACAAGGTGGACCTTTGACAATGGTGAGCTTGACTATGGAATTGAGCAGGTGCTGAAGATGAAGCCGAAGGGGACCATACGTATCGGTCTTGACATTGGAGGTGGATCC GGAACATTTGCTGCGAGAATGAGAGAGCATGAGGTTACCATTGTCACCACAACAATGAACTTCGATGGCCCGTTCAATAACTTCATTGCATCACGAGGGCTTGTGCCGCTGCACATCAGTGTCGCGAATCGGCTTCCTTTCTTTGAGAATACGCTTGACATCGTGCATTCGATGCATGTGCTGAGCAACTGGATCCCCGACGTGATGTTGGAGTTTGCGCTGTTTGATATTTACAGGGTGCTGAGACCAGGCGGGCTGTTCTGGCTTGATCACTTCTTCTGCATCGGAAATCAGCTCAACTCCACGTATGTGCCTACGTTTGATCGGATTGGGTTCAAAAAATTGAGATGGAATGCAGGGAGGAAGCTCGACAGAGGGATCGAAAAGAATGAGTGGTACATCTCTGCCCTACTTGAGAAACCAATGACTTGA